The proteins below are encoded in one region of Mangifera indica cultivar Alphonso chromosome 7, CATAS_Mindica_2.1, whole genome shotgun sequence:
- the LOC123220660 gene encoding protein ALTERED SEED GERMINATION 2-like — protein sequence MMSFIHVLDGVELHPPVSDVSCSGLAARLEKCRMLTEIAGNYLDEGANPFHGVEACNEALEGHGSEIGSMLRHECLCTRAALLLKIVIAGDYCAVPPPQGIAG from the exons ATGATGAGTTTCATCCATGTACTTGACGGGGTTGAACTGCATCCACCAGTATCTGATGTTTCATGCAGCGGTCTTGCTGCCAGG CTTGAAAAGTGCAGGATGTTAACTGAAATTGCTGGAAATTACTTAGATGAAGGGGCAAATCCTTTCCATGGAGTTGAGGCATGCAATGAAGCTTTGGAAGGGCATGGTAGTGAAATTGGATCCATGTTGAGGCATGAATGTCTTTGCACACGAGCTGCCTTATTGCTTAAG ATTGTTATTGCTGGAGATTATTGTGCAGTGCCTCCACCTCAAGGCATAGCTGGATGA
- the LOC123220621 gene encoding putative disease resistance protein At3g14460: MELPSNMRYLTNLCHLDISGRNSLKEMPYGMKKLKNLQVLSNFIVGEDTRSYLEDLRSLSFLQGELHISELQNVTNQNHVQEQILSNKSKLKVLILEWRDQVNSQATDVEMNLLDKLKPPINLRKLTIRGYGGASFPSWLGDLSWLSNLRVFTIEKCPQLIGEVPNYFSSLERFVIKDCPRLVVSLSNYPIGCRLEINNCKGMVCNDGSIDFENLDSQYLANISTVEDKLKKGSQRVYHLRIAQNEEIMKSWQSLENTNFLSNINYLEISECQNLRSIGRGMLPSSLKLFHINSCQSLTFVDSDVLPLSLKRFTIDNCGELKFLKDLSVCSLLESINIFWCKSLKCISLDGPLPETLNELFVGRCEALETLSSRRNEYLPKALTSIYIFYCEELKSIAESFDNSTCLENITLENCKNLESLPSGLHHLPCLEYIQITNCPKLSVREGVPTSLRQLLINECEDDKGMGMRMLTSPEVLLIEELPQLKSISDLTNLTALEGLGIISLPLLESISDLTNLPSLKKLRIIELPQLESIPSLSGLTSLQELYIEKCQKLKSIPSLSGLTSLKLLKIRDLPQLESIPSLSGLTSLERLKIRHLLQLESIPSLSGLTSLELLKIRHLPQVESIPSLSGLTSLESLEILDLPQLESIPSLSGLTSLKILKITDLPQLESIPNLSGLISLKSLEIIDLPQLESIQDLSNLTSLTDFIISNCPRIKLIPSLSSHTSHEQFFIENCANLKSIPDLGNFKDLSVEKCPKLKSLQTLPFSLQSLDIKDCPLLIKRWKSVTGKYSSKIAQIPKVVIDGKFIYNSKEYEVDDGSFFL, from the coding sequence ATGGAGTTACCTTCCAATATGAGATATTTGACCAATTTATGTCATCTTGATATAAGTGGTCGAAATTCATTGAAAGAGATGCCATATGgaatgaaaaagttaaaaaatcttCAAGTGTTGTCTAATTTTATTGTGGGAGAGGATACACGTTCTTATTTGGAAGATTTGAGGAGTTTAAGTTTTCTTCAAGGAGAGCTTCACATTTCAGAATTACAAAATGTGACAAATCAAAATCACGTACAAGAGCAAATACTAAGCAATAAGAGCAAATTAAAAGTGTTGATACTAGAATGGAGAGATCAAGTAAACTCACAGGCAACAGATGTAGAAATGAATCTACTTGACAAGCTAAAGCCTCCTATCAATTTAAGAAAACTCACAATCAGAGGCTATGGTGGTGCAAGTTTTCCATCTTGGTTAGGAGATTTGTCTTGGCTCTCTAATTTGCGTGTGTTTACTATTGAAAAATGTCCCCAACTTATTGGAGAAGTtcctaattatttttcttcattagaaAGATTTGTTATTAAGGATTGTCCAAGGTTGGTGGTCTCATTATCAAATTATCCTATAGGTTGCAgattagaaattaataattgCAAAGGAATGGTATGTAATGATGGTTCAAttgattttgagaatttggattCTCAATATCTTGCAAATATTTCGACAgttgaagataaattaaagaaaggtTCTCAAAGAGTATATCATTTGAGGATTGCTCAAAATGAAGAGATTATGAAATCATGGCAAAGTTTGGAAAACACCAATTTTCTTTCCAATATAAATTATCTTGAGATTAGTGAGTGCCAGAATCTAAGATCTATTGGAAGGGGCATGCTACCATCATCTctgaaattatttcatattaattccTGTCAGAGTCTAACATTCGTTGATAGCGATGTCTTACCTTTATCTCTAAAAAGGTTTACGATTGACAATTGTGGAGAACtgaaatttttgaaggatttaagTGTTTGTTCTCTTCTTGagtctataaatattttttggtgTAAATCTCTCAAGTGCATATCATTAGATGGTCCGTTGCCTGAGACACTCAACGAACTATTTGTTGGACGTTGCGAAGCACTGGAAACATTATCATCTCGTAGAAATGAGTACCTCCCTAAGGCACTTACAtctatctatattttttattgtgaaGAGCTAAAGTCAATTGCTGAGTCCTTTGATAATAGCACGTGtcttgaaaatattactttagaGAATTGTAAAAATCTTGAATCCTTACCTTCAGGTCTACACCATCTTCCTTGCCTTGAGTATATTCAAATAACAAATTGTCCAAAATTGTCGGTGAGAGAAGGTGTTCCCACCAGCCTTAGACAACtcttaattaatgaatgtgaAGATGACAAGGGAATGGGAATGAGAATGCTTACCTCTCCAGAAGTTTTGCTAATTGAAGAACTCCCACAGCTTAAATCCATCTCAGACCTGACCAACCTCACCGCTCTTGAAGGGTTGGGTATCATTTCACTTCCACTGCTTGAATCCATCTCAGACCTCACCAACCTCCCCTCTCTAAAAAAATTGCGAATCATAGAActcccacagcttgaatcaattccaagtctcagcggcctcacctctcttCAAGAGTTGTACATTGAGAAATGCCAAAAGCtcaaatcaattccaagtctcagcggcctcacctctcttAAACTGTTGAAGATCCGTGAtctcccacagcttgaatcaattccaagtctcagcggcctcacctctcttgAACGGTTGAAGATCCGTCATCTCCTACAGCTTgaatcaattccaagtctcagcggcctcacctctcttgAACTGTTGAAGATCCGTCACCTCCCACAGGTTgaatcaattccaagtctcagcggcctcacctctcttgaaagtttggaaatccttgatctcccacagcttgaatcaattccaagtctcagcGGCCTTACctctcttaaaattttgaaaatcactgatctcccacagcttgaatcaattCCAAATCTCAGCGGCCTCATCTCTCTTAAAAGTTTGGAAATCATTGAtctcccacagcttgaatcaatCCAAGATCTGAGCAACCTGACCTCTCTTACAGATTTCATAATTTCCAATTGCCCAAGGATCAAATTAATTCCAAGTCTGAGCAGCCACACCTCTCATGAACAATTCTTTATTGAGAATTGCGCAAACCTCAAATCCATTCCAGATCTTGGCAACTTCAAAGATTTATCAGTTGAGAAATGCCCAAAACTCAAATCCCTGCAAACCCTGCCATTCTCACTTCAGTCTTTAGATATTAAAGATTGTCCACTGCTTATAAAACGATGGAAAAGTGTTACGGGAAAATATTCCTCAAAGATTGCTCAAATTCCTAAAGTTGTAATAGATGGCAAATTCATCTACAATTCAAAGGAGTACGAAGTTGATGATGGGAGCTTCTTTCTCTAA
- the LOC123220840 gene encoding putative disease resistance RPP13-like protein 1 — MEVVLEPVVSELVKGLLKILGSNEVRDFARQLVGGVDSEIKELENKLKIVENLLRNAENWQLVDKRVKEWLDNLQHWAYDAEDLLDEFAYEALRHKRKAEHQASSSRGFSCLPASFSSPSFAVQMGSKIKKINSRLEELRQQRSAEHEFQKPSELPATNVAAPPKPEETSSVPLGQVYGRNEDEVELLKMVKSGANFQPSFQLIAVVGVGGIGKTTIAREVYNHKELEDIKFDKKAWVCVSTTFDVLTISKKLLQQFSSSVPDNLNDVQVQLKEAVSGKKFLIVLDDIWKVEYIEWEKLKSPFAAGALGSTMIVTTRHTDVAQTIRCSHTYQLKLLSDEACKSLFQEHAFGTGAAANADQISISIYDRVVKRCKGLPLAAKTLGCLLHSKPSNAWEEILESKIWSAFDESDHILPTLKLSYHYLPSNLKRCFGYCAIFPQDYEFEEKELALLWIAEGIVQPSNKQLDEAGEWFHKLCSRSLFQPSSSDSSKYVMHDCVHELAQWVLKESVLDLSKILLSCQKILKRFVILLINLMTTLKKINLKLWKKQNV; from the exons ATGGAAGTCGTTCTTGAGCCTGTCGTCTCCGAACTCGTTAAGGGGTTGCTTAAGATATTGGGGTCCAATGAAGTGCGAGACTTTGCCCGGCAGCTTGTTGGAGGGGTAGATTCAGAGATCAAAGAGCTGGAGAACAAGTTAAAGATAGTTGAAAACCTTCTTCGCAATGCAGAAAACTGGCAGCTGGTGGATAAACGAGTCAAAGAATGGCTTGACAATCTTCAACACTGGGCTTATGATGCAGAGGACTTACTGGATGAGTTTGCCTACGAAGCTTTGCGACACAAACGCAAGGCAGAACACCAGGCTAGCTCCAGCAGAGGATTTAGCTGTCTCCCTGCTTCTTTCTCTAGTCCTTCGTTCGCTGTCCAGATGGGGTCCAAgatcaaaaaaatcaatagtCGGTTGGAAGAACTTCGCCAACAAAGATCAGCTGAACATGAATTTCAAAAGCCTTCTGAACTGCCAGCAACTAACGTCGCTGCACCGCCAAAACCAGAGGAAACTTCTAGCGTCCCACTCGGACAAGTTTATGGCAGAAACGAAGATGAAGTCGAATTACTGAAAATGGTGAAAAGTGGTGCCAACTTTCAACCtag CTTTCAACTAATAGCAGTTGTCGGCGTGGGAGGGATCGGCAAAACAACAATTGCTCGAGAAGTGTACAATCACAAGGAGTTGGAAGATATCAAGTTTGACAAAAAAGCGTGGGTGTGTGTTTCAACCACCTTTGACGTTCTCACAATCTCAAAGAAACTTCTTCAGCAATTCTCGTCCTCCGTTCCAGATAATTTAAATGATGTCCAAGTTCAGCTGAAAGAGGCAGTAAGTggaaaaaaattcttgataGTATTAGACGATATATGGAAGGTGGAGTATATCGAATGGGAAAAGCTTAAGTCTCCTTTTGCAGCTGGTGCTCTTGGAAGCACGATGATCGTGACAACACGCCATACAGATGTTGCACAAACAATAAGATGCTCTCATACTTATCAATTGAAGCTCTTATCCGACGAAGCTTGTAAATCCTTGTTTCAGGAGCATGCGTTTGGGACTGGTGCAGCTGCTAATGCTGATCAAATTTCCATTTCAATTTATGATAGAGTTGTTAAAAGGTGCAAAGGCCTACCACTGGCAGCAAAGACCCTCGGTTGTCTTCTACACTCTAAGCCGAGCAATGCTTGGGAAGAAATATTAGAAAGCAAAATATGGAGTGCATTTGATGAAAGTGATCACATTCTCCCAACATTAAAGCTGAGCTATCATTATCTTCCTTCGAATCTAAAAAGATGTTTTGGCTATTGCGCAATATTTCCTCAAGACTACGAATTTGAGGAGAAGGAACTCGCACTTTTATGGATTGCGGAAGGTATTGTTCAACCATCAAATAAGCAATTGGATGAGGCAGGTGAGTGGTTTCATAAATTATGTTCAAGGTCGCTTTTCCAACCATCAAGTAGTGATAGTTCTAAGTATGTTATGCATGATTGTGTTCATGAACTTGCTCAATGGGTTTTAAAGGAATCAGTTTTAGATCTGAGCAAAATATTGTTGAGTTgtcagaaaattttgaaaagattcgtcattttacttataaaccTGATGACtacactaaaaaaaataaatttaaagcttTGGAAAAAGCAAAACGTCTAA
- the LOC123220841 gene encoding uncharacterized protein LOC123220841 produces MGFATLQKRAVSRRDDVWFAALRRSRIHMTWSDRGAICLEHFLLEGLNLQVVENVEEVEFILPHGTKASGLPSGEARPTSLNDLEKILELCAAKKISMIVANPDYVTVEKIYKSAMNMVGVDTKDSIAVGNALQHDIMGANAAGIQSVFTTRGTHANELGLGSFREVADLSSVQTLSSKYDAHPSYVLPAFI; encoded by the exons GAGAGATGATGTTTGGTTTGCAGCACTCAGAAGGTCTCGCATTCACATGACTTGGAGTGATCGTGGTGCTATATGCCTTGAG CACTTCTTGCTAGAGGGGCTCAACCTTCAAGTCGTAGAGAATGTAGAAGAAGTTGAGTTTATTTTGCCCCATGGTACTAAAGCTTCGGGGCTCCCTTCGGGAGAGGCACGTCCCACTAGTCTTAATGATcttgaaaaaatattggagcTTTGTGCAGCTAAGAAAATTTCAATGATTGTAGCCAATCCAGATTATGTGACCGTTGAG aaaatatataaatcagcGATGAACATGGTCGGTGTTGACACTAAAGACTCTATTGCTGTGGGCAATGCCCTTCAGCATGATATTATGGGAGCCAATGCAGCTGGAATCCAGTCAGTATTTACTACTAGAGGAACCCATGCAAATGAACTTGGACTAGGCAGTTTCAGAGAAGTTGCAGACTTATCTTCTGTCCAAACTCTTTCATCAAAATATGATGCACATCCATCATATGTGTTACCAGCGTTCATATGA